A single region of the Drosophila takahashii strain IR98-3 E-12201 chromosome 2R, DtakHiC1v2, whole genome shotgun sequence genome encodes:
- the LOC108061069 gene encoding serine protease 33 isoform X2: MQLLLWLWLSLSLLLLCHLGPTQANILNTLLGVPAECVHQSGVWPCKLSFSCWLQGGKHAKGCGSNKWLFSCCVADPQHQHHSPSPLANLVDYGKLKLNLNSLPKRIMLRRRDDNELLTLKPECGLPRTAQNTLQKRIIGGRPAQFAEYPWQAHIRIAEYQCGGVLISANMVATAAHCIQQAQLADITVYLGELDTQDLGHIHEPLPVEKHSVLQKIIHPRFNFRMTQPDRYDLALLKLAQPTAFTEHILPICLPQYPIRLIGRKGLIAGWGKTEAHMGHAGTNMLQVASVPIITTLDCIRWHESKQINVEIKAEMFCAGHSDGHMDACLGDSGGPLVIKERGRFVLVGITSAGFGCGVDHQPGIYHNIQKTVRWIQEVVTRNEL, translated from the exons ATGCAGTTGCTACTGTGGCTTTGGCTGTCCCTGAGCCTCCTGCTGCTCTGCCACCTTGGCCCCACCCAAGCCA ATATTCTGAACACTCTGCTGGGCGTGCCCGCGGAATGCGTCCACCAGAGCGGCGTCTGGCCCTGCAAGCTGAGCTTCTCCTGCTGGCTGCAGGGCGGCAAGCACGCCAAGGGATGTGGCAGCAACAAGTGGCTCTTCAGCTGCTGCGTCGCCGACCCGCAGCACCAGCACCACTCCCCCTCGCCGCTGGCCAATCTCGTGGACTACGGCAAGCTGAAGCTGAACCTCAACAGCCTGCCCAAGCGGATCATGCTGCGCAGACGTGACGACAACGAGCTGCTCACTCTGAAG CCCGAATGTGGACTGCCACGAACGGCACAGAACACCCTGCAGAAGCGCATCATCGGCGGTCGACCGGCGCAGTTCGCCGAGTACCCGTGGCAGGCGCACATCCGCATCGCGGAGTACCAGTGCGGCGGAGTGCTCATCTCGGCCAACATGGTGGCCACAGCCGCCCACTGCATCCAGCAGGCCCAGCTGGCGGACATCACCGTGTACCTGGGGGAGCTGGACACTCAGGATCTGGGACACATTCACGAGCCCCTGCCCGTGGAGAAGCACAGCGTGCTGCAGAAGATCATCCACCCGCGCTTCAACTTCCGCATGACCCAGCCGGACCGCTATGACCTTGCCCTGCTCAAGCTGGCCCAGCCGACGGCCTTCACAGAGCACATCCTGCCCATCTGCCTGCCCCAGTACCCGATCCGGCTGATCGGGCGGAAGGGACTGATCGCCGGATGGGGCAAGACAGAGGCGCACATGGGCCACGCCGGCACCAACATGCTGCAGGTGGCCAGTGTTCCCATCATAA CCACCTTGGACTGCATTCGCTGGCACGAGAGCAAGCAGATAAATGTGGAGATCAAAGCGGAGATGTTCTGCGCCGGCCATTCCGATGGCCATATGGATGCGTGCTTGG GAGATTCAGGAGGTCCGCTGGTGATCAAAGAGCGCGGACGCTTTGTGCTCGTGGGCATAACGAGTGCGGGCTTTGGCTGCGGAGTGGATCATCAGCCAG GCATCTATCACAACATTCAGAAGACTGTAAGGTGGATACAGGAAGTGGTGACCCGCAACGAGTTATAG
- the LOC108061069 gene encoding serine protease 33 isoform X1, which translates to MQLLLWLWLSLSLLLLCHLGPTQANILNTLLGVPAECVHQSGVWPCKLSFSCWLQGGKHAKGCGSNKWLFSCCVADPQHQHHSPSPLANLVDYGKLKLNLNSLPKRIMLRRRDDNELLTLKPECGLPRTAQNTLQKRIIGGRPAQFAEYPWQAHIRIAEYQCGGVLISANMVATAAHCIQQAQLADITVYLGELDTQDLGHIHEPLPVEKHSVLQKIIHPRFNFRMTQPDRYDLALLKLAQPTAFTEHILPICLPQYPIRLIGRKGLIAGWGKTEAHMGHAGTNMLQVASVPIITTLDCIRWHESKQINVEIKAEMFCAGHSDGHMDACLGDSGGPLVIKERGRFVLVGITSAGFGCGVDHQPGEIREPSKFENCVIHFLQASITTFRRL; encoded by the exons ATGCAGTTGCTACTGTGGCTTTGGCTGTCCCTGAGCCTCCTGCTGCTCTGCCACCTTGGCCCCACCCAAGCCA ATATTCTGAACACTCTGCTGGGCGTGCCCGCGGAATGCGTCCACCAGAGCGGCGTCTGGCCCTGCAAGCTGAGCTTCTCCTGCTGGCTGCAGGGCGGCAAGCACGCCAAGGGATGTGGCAGCAACAAGTGGCTCTTCAGCTGCTGCGTCGCCGACCCGCAGCACCAGCACCACTCCCCCTCGCCGCTGGCCAATCTCGTGGACTACGGCAAGCTGAAGCTGAACCTCAACAGCCTGCCCAAGCGGATCATGCTGCGCAGACGTGACGACAACGAGCTGCTCACTCTGAAG CCCGAATGTGGACTGCCACGAACGGCACAGAACACCCTGCAGAAGCGCATCATCGGCGGTCGACCGGCGCAGTTCGCCGAGTACCCGTGGCAGGCGCACATCCGCATCGCGGAGTACCAGTGCGGCGGAGTGCTCATCTCGGCCAACATGGTGGCCACAGCCGCCCACTGCATCCAGCAGGCCCAGCTGGCGGACATCACCGTGTACCTGGGGGAGCTGGACACTCAGGATCTGGGACACATTCACGAGCCCCTGCCCGTGGAGAAGCACAGCGTGCTGCAGAAGATCATCCACCCGCGCTTCAACTTCCGCATGACCCAGCCGGACCGCTATGACCTTGCCCTGCTCAAGCTGGCCCAGCCGACGGCCTTCACAGAGCACATCCTGCCCATCTGCCTGCCCCAGTACCCGATCCGGCTGATCGGGCGGAAGGGACTGATCGCCGGATGGGGCAAGACAGAGGCGCACATGGGCCACGCCGGCACCAACATGCTGCAGGTGGCCAGTGTTCCCATCATAA CCACCTTGGACTGCATTCGCTGGCACGAGAGCAAGCAGATAAATGTGGAGATCAAAGCGGAGATGTTCTGCGCCGGCCATTCCGATGGCCATATGGATGCGTGCTTGG GAGATTCAGGAGGTCCGCTGGTGATCAAAGAGCGCGGACGCTTTGTGCTCGTGGGCATAACGAGTGCGGGCTTTGGCTGCGGAGTGGATCATCAGCCAGGTGAGATTCGGGAACCATCCAAATTCGAGAATTGTGTTATTCATTTCTTACAGGCATCTATCACAACATTCAGAAGACTGTAA